TTACAACTCTCAGTCTGATCTCccgctgtgattggccaccgcagccttcagccgcagtgacgtcgggtttctccaaaagttgactctggctcaactttccggcCGCAGTCCGGTGTGGCGCCGCgctacccccattcaaatgaacgGGACGactggtgtgaatgcagcctaacAGCCTACTTCAAGTCAGGTTTAACACgtcctctccgtctctctcactctttccttccttcaccTGCTCCAGTCTCGATCTCTCTGTGGCCATGTCCAGCTTCACGGTGTGGAAGGGGGTGACCACCTCGCCCATGGTGAGTTTGACAGGCTCCTTCTCAAACTTCAAACTGTCGCCGTCAGTCTCCTTGAAGCCTGGCGGCTGGTAGTCCTGAGGAGTGACTGGAGGGCAGACGGACGGAGAAACAAACAATGAGACGGCGACTCATAAAATAAGACAGTATGTTCAATGTGGTGCCTTTTTTTTGACAAAGAAAGGGTTAAAAGGAGGCAcaagtttaatatttttacatcaataaaagcaaatttTATATAACTCCTAATATTGTTGCCACGGGTTAAAAACACGCTGTGCATATGCTGTGTATGCAGAGTTATTTGCCTCTAAggcaaaacatttcaaataccgTTAACAGATAACTTCACAGCTACCTGGAATTCAGCCTGGTGGCATTTCTGGATCTTTGTGATAAACAGGCATCGAGAGCCGTCTTATAATGATGCATATAAATAATCTGTGTAAATCTAAATATGtgaaaagattacaaataagCTTATAGACTGTGGCCATTTTTAAGAAATGTACAGGGAAAATATTTTAAGAGAGTAAACACCTAAACAAAGCACTAcaatatgatataaaatgaaaaaaaaggtttatttgctgttttacctATGCACATTgtgcaaatattaaaaatataagaaCACTTATTTCCAAATATTCTAAACTTGTAAGCATGTTTGCATCAAATAGAGGGACGCAGTTACAAATTCTCATTGTGAAACTGATTTGCCCAGATGATAACTAtggtgtgcttgtgtgtgcttgtgtgtgtgttggtgtgtgtgttaccgTCGTCATAGTAAGCCAGTTTCATGTTGAGGCAGACACTGTCAGGCAGAGGACCCAGGTTCTGCATCAGCGTGTAGAGCTTCCTCACCAACAGGATGCTGGCCTTCTTAGTGTTGCCACACGACATTGTTGACACCTCGTCGTTGTTGCTGACGAAGAAATGAAACCCAGTCAACCCGGCGCTGCAGAAATGTTCCTTCAGTTTCATTCTCTTTGCCAGGAAAACCATTACACTGACTGGTGAAATACAACTGAAGTTATTGTTGAGTTCTGTGGTGAAGTCGCACATTACAGCTGCTCAGACTGAAACTACTCTGACTCCACCTGTTAAATCCTGTTGTAGCAGTTTCCATCATTCAAACATATGTTTCATGGCAAAGTATGATTCCAAATATaactttattaaaattaaaaatagcaTCTTATCTTTCAGTGTTTCCCTCCTATCTTCTCTGATGTAGCTTCAATTACGTTTTAGTTCAAAAACAAGGTGAGTTTATAAAAATTGTTCCATATAATCTCTTATACTAAGGAATAAAAAGTAAATTCAAGCTACACGTCAGAATTCAAAGGCTTCAAGGGGTTAACTGCACTGACTGAGTCACATTAAGATGGAAAGTCAAGTTGCTCCCTGGTAGGTTTAAGTGTAAAACCGACCTAGAGGTGATTCATGCTTGTGTAAGTTTCCTTATCTCTTTGTTTCCTGCACTGATATTCAGTGTCATGACCCGCTTTGTCAGTTAACTTATTCTAACTTTTAAAGTCACCTTTCAAAGTCCATCTGTGCTCCAGATGAAGTGTACAGGATCCTAAACTGGTAGAACTCAGTCACTGTCTGAGAGATAAGACAAGACAGGTGCTCTATAtgatacacacataaaaatgataTGAACTGCTTGTTATCTGTACGATAGgaacatcattaaaaacagaagagatAGAGCTGCATGTTACCTGAGGATTCTCTGGGTCGGTGTAGATCTAGAGAAGggcaaaatgaacatttctgaaTTTCTTTAGGCttattatgtttatgttttttatcaAAATCAACATTCAAAAAGACCAAACATAAGAAGTCGAATGGTAACAAATACTCACAGACATGATAACTGTCCGCAGCtgatgggaggaaaaaaaaacccacattagTTACTATGAGtcataagaaaaacatgaaacaggacTGAATCAAACATACAACAAGTCTTCTGACAGATGGAAAGGGTTGAATATGACTTACATATTTCTTCTGGATGGCCTCAAAGCATCCCTGCATCCTTTAAGAgttcaaaaaaaacacacacacatctaattACAAGTGAACATACTTTCCAATTCTTCCACATATAAGGATTAACAGGGTGAGTGAGCAGTGACTCATCATCAAAACCAAGTGAAGCCAAGTGTTCTGGCATTTAAGtctgcttctgtttgtgtgcaagtgtgATACAATATGATGTACTGAAGACTGTGGCTGGAGACATAAAACTCAAGATAATACACTTCTGAGATATAAAAGAATGAAGTAAAAATGGAATAAACAGAAATAGTTTTGAGGAAACTCTTTTGGATTGAAGTCACAATCATAAAAATTGTCAAGATGATAATATAAACGaatttaactgtaaaaaaaaacatttgaatttacttgaattttacttttgatCATCAGAGATCTCCCCTCTGTTCCTCTCATCATTTAAAACTAGACACTGCTGAGTGTAATATCATTATACAGCTTACATTTGACTTTTCAAGGTCTGAACTGCTCCATTTTTACAGTTATGagtttagttttttcttcttctttgtattGTAAATGTTTGGTCATGGTTCcattgggcctcattcacaaacagtacttacacacaaatctgtgcttaaacTGTGCGTACGAAGGTTTTAAGCACAAATCTGAGATTCATCAACATGTTCGTACCTGAATCTGTTCTTACTGTGCAAACAACGGTCTTAAGAAACGATATAGTCAATAAACAGTATAGTAGAACCACAATTATTTAACTGATATTAAATAattgatatttaaaatgattgggcctaaatatacaacattaaaaagtgtgaaattgctaataatacacaatttatttaccaattataaaattaatagcTAAGACgttgtaatccataaatcatcatcatacatgtaatgaaattattaatatattaagaTTGTCCTGTTCACACTTGGATGAAAATAGCTTATATATGGAAATTTCCATGTTGGAATGTGACAGCGATTCATTTCCCCCATCAGACCAGGCTGTGATATATGcagctggttaaccagcagcctgttcagtgtcctcacagCCGGACATCTACACATTTaccatctttttgttttgttacgGATGTACTGCTTAGTAATGGTGCAACAGGTATGCAGGCTGTACACAGGATTCACAATCAGGCTCCAAACGGTTGTGCTaatgacatgtttaccagccaaatctgccttttctaCTATTGTTTGCAGTAAAGTTCTTCTACATTTTTTCTATCATGGCCCTCTTTGCAATATgtgacagctctctccactgctgcaccgctccaacagagctttccttatATGGAGAAATGGGGGGCGTGGTAGTATGCTAATTACCGATAGCGGGCACACACCTGTCAATTTAGAGTGATTCTGAATCACTTACATACGCACAGTCCTAAGAACATAATTGGTCAGTGCGCACGTGTTACAAATCCAACAGTAATTTCGCATGCGCGCTTATTTTGTGTacaaagtaagaacatttctacaCACATATTTGTGAATGAGGCCCCTTGTGTGTAAATATCTTCTGGAAGCAGCAATCACCCAGCCACATATTACACTGGAAAACAGTCTATTGACATTAAGTTATTTGGTCAAAAACATTGTAATATTTGATTCTGTCATTGTCTTCCAGCCCAACCTATGTTACGCTTCACATTAAAATCTTGTTTGAACAGAAGTATTGtacaaatatgtcaaaaaaaagatCATTCAACTTGCTGTTTTCCTATAAACCTGATCATTGGCTCTAGTCTGCAAGTGCAAAGTTGTAGCTTTTTACCACTGAACAATCTGACTGGCACCAGGACAACTGTGCTCCTCTCTAAGGATCATCACTTTCTGATCTGTGGCAAGACAAAAGGAGGGTAAGAATGTCCTTAGTATATATGTCCAAATGGCAAATTGATCTTGATAGCTCATGGAAAGCTGAGTTTAACAAATGTAGGTAAACTGTTGGCTCACTACTGTGCCAGACTTTTGGTTGTCAATACCAATTTCTGGCTGGTAAAATAGTGGAAGTGACTTTTCAAATTTAGGATCTAGCAGCCAATATGTGATCTGACCTTCAACATATTTGTTCCCGTAAGCTTTCTCAGGAAAAAGACCCCTGAGGTACGTGATGCCAGAGACCGCGATGGCCAGAAGCTTCTTTATAACAACCAAGGACTGCTGCTCTGTGAGAACCTGATTCGGCAACAGCTGAGTATCCTGCATGTGTGAGACAAATTAATCACAGACAGAGTGCTGAACACTCACTCACTACAGTTAACACAAACACCAGATAGTCAACAGCTGCATTTAAACAAGTGAGGCTACAACATTTTGTATCTGAGTGCTAATTTTTTACAACTTGTAATCTTTGaagtcataaataaaacacataaacataaaaacatataaccATTAATAATGACATAAGGGCATGGAAATGTAGGAGTAGTACACCACCACTGATTTGAAAGTGTACAGCGATAAAATTACTACCTTGTCATACCTTGGTAaagagtagagctgcaacaagtaattgattaatcaatcagcagaaaattaattggcaactattttgataatccaaTAATGGTTTTAGTCATGTTTTTaggaaaaatgatcaaaatttgCTTGTTgtggcttctcaaatgtgagaatttgaacCTTTTAagtgtcatacatgataaaaaattgaatatctttgggttgatctgacaaaaacatttaaagacatcagattgggctctaagaaattacAATGggtatttttaattattttcagacagtttatagacaaaacaattgattgagaaaataatctgcagattaatcaataatgaaaataatcgttagttgcagcccttgtaAATAGCTTAACATATTAACTTTTTATGAACCAGagatggaagaagtactcaggtCCTACCACAATGTAAAAGCCCCATGttacaagtgaaagtcctgcattcaaaactgATTTCAATTAGAAGTAATGAGGTGAAATATAcctaaaatatcaaaagtaaaagtactcataaTAGCCCTTTTTCAGAGAGTTTTATTATTAGATTataataactgattaattaatgTCTAAGTGGTGATTTAATGTTGTAGTTCATCAGTGTGGAGTGATGTTTTTACTACTTTGTAgcatcatatttaaaaatgcatcatgtttAAGAATATGATCATATGATTTGcatctaaaaaaataaattgaaatactGCAAGTTATATAACCAAGTTAAGTAACGTTATCTCAAAATTGAACTTAAGTACAATACATGattaaatgtactgtactgttaTGAAGAGGGAGGAAACTtgcatttaacaaaaaaatagcAACTGTGTTTTCAGCATCACAAAACAGTGAATGTACATTAGCAAGTGTGTCTGGATTAATTTTACCTGTGAAGTTCTCACTTGTTGTACGCACGCCATTGCTTTGGTGagaaaacacaatgtaaaaagCTGCAAAGGacacagagaaatgaaatgaagaggATTAAAGATGTAAGATTTTGTTTAACTAGGTTAGTTTGATACCCTTAACATTATTGCAAATTATCGTAAGCTATAACTAACTAGCTAGCTTACTAAATTAGCTAATTATCCTTATACATATACGTTACACCGGCCAAAAGTCTCTTCCATACTGAGATTAAGCTGTATCTTCGTATTAAGAAAATTTAGCCTGTTGACAATGATAATGTACTTACAAGGCAGAGATAAACTTGTATTTTagcaaaatatacagtacaagcaGTTAAAAATCAAGCTCGTAAAACGACTATTCCCGCTaattgtttgattgacaggcagCAACAGCGTCACCAACAAGTAGCCAATCACAGAGAAGGGAGTTTGTTTTAATGCTTTATGGCTCTAACGACCCGATTGGCTGGGTACACGTGATGTGTTCACTCACCAGCGCAACACAATGagtattaaattaaaaaccagCATGTTGCATCGATTATATACCTGTTTATGTTATTCAAATGATTTGTGTTGATGCAGTGCGGCCGCCGCATCGCCCCCAGTCTCCATTTTGTCAAATCATTGGCCAACGAGCTGTCAATCACGGAGAGCTGCGCCCTTACTGGCATCCCATTGGCTCTTTTTTGGCCTTTACTGCTCCGCTATTGGTTACTGTACATGTCGATCACAAGTAGGAAACCTCCCCCTCTAGTGGTGATGTCACATCTCGTTACGCCATTTTTGTTGGGGAGCAGTCGTGTTCAGAAAAGGAGGATTAGATTCAGTACAGGTACATCAGACGGTGCCTCGTACATTCATCTCTCTGAGCTTTCGGGCTAACGGGGCACCCGCTCGTgcatcacactcacacaatgtCGTCAGAAAACCTGGACTCGGACACTCAGGTGGACTACGAGGACGAAAAGCAGGTGGGTTTGTCACTGCTGGCTTGATGTTGTTGGCTAACTTAACCACCGAGCATGCTAGCTGGAGGTGGCTACCATCAGTTAGCACAAGTGAAGTGTTTGCAATATGCTCAGCGGTGTGGCAAGGCAGGAGAGGAGCACTTGAAGACTTTTAACACCATAAGAAGCTATTGGATTTGTTAGATAAATGTTAGATTGTAGCTGTCCCACCTTGCAAAGAACCTTGCCACTTTGTTTTGTCCCCTGCCTTGTGTCATTGGCTGACGAGTCCACAGCACCTCAGGCCTCATTGGTCTGTCCGGAGGGGTCTCAAAATGTGCTACCGAGGGCCGAAAGCCTCCAAATAAAGACATAACTTCACTGAATATACTTTGAATCATTGGAAACACCAgcaatgcaaaaacaaaacactgtcttTGCCCTGAAAGGCATCTAGCCTGAGATTCCTGGTCTTGTCCTGTCAGTGACAACAACTGCAGTGTGACAGTGCTTCCGCATTTTCACACACTGCCATAACAACGGCAATGATGTGCACATACTTCAGCACTCAACAATGCATTATACAAAAGCCAGAGACATGAGGAGGGATCAAATGCTGCATCCTTCATACTTTATTTTTGTCAACTTTGAGGGCCTGTAGAATTGTTTCTACTGCTTAAATGGCATTACAAGCAGCAAAGCTAGGAGCATAAGAAATATAAAGATATATCTCAACAGCCACAAGACTGTCATTAgatattaatataaataatatctttttaaatatgaacaAAAGTGCAGCTGACGTTCATCACACTGGAATGCAGTGACTTAAAGGCAAACTATTGTTTTCTGCAGGTATTCTCAAGTATTTCAGAGAGAATTTGGGGAGAAATTTTGACTCTGCTTTAGCTTTGTTTAGTTAATCTAGATATCCAAGTGTCTGAAGACGAAATATAATGATAGTCgatgaataataaatgttatattatCCAACCATTACAAGCAGGTTGCTGACTGGCTGCACAACAGGTTGAGATTTACAAAGTTCAGGCATCTGTTGACAAACCTGTTGGTTTCTATACTCAAGTTGGGATGTGTGCACATACTTTTAAAAAAGCTGCAGTTGATGCTAATTGTATAAAGTCCTTTgcattttagagctgcaactattaatcgattagttgccaactattaaattaatcttcaactattttgacaatagattaatcgttttgagtcattttttaaggaaaaaaaagtccaatttctctgattccagcttcacaaatgtgaatatttcctggtttctttagtcttatATGGCAGtcaactaaatatctttggattgtagacaaaacaaaacatttgaggacgtcatcttggaaacaacatttttcaccattttgtcatgtttatggaccaaacaactaagtgattaattgagaaaataatcgacatattaatcgataatgaaattaatcgttagctgcagccttACTGCATTTTATGACTTAAATCATCCTAAAATGCTGCGTAGAATAAGGGACACATTCAGGCCATCTCACACCCACTGATCCATATCATAGCACCACTCAAACCCAcgtaaccttttttttttcaacatcgTAAAGTTTGTATGTGTCATGACTGCTCCTGATACTTAGGATGGGTTAAATACAGAGATCAAATTTCACTGTACAACTGTATGTGTGACAAATTAAGTCCCTTTTCCTTTACCTTTGATTTGTCTATAAATTGCTGCATTAAATATTAGTTTCTATTTGACTTAACAGTCCTATTGAatagttagggttagggtgggttatggttgggttagggttatggttgggtttagggttagggtgggtCAGGGTGAGGGTGGATTAGGGTAGGGCTAAGgtggattagggttagggtgggttagggttatggttggTTAgggtgggttagggttatggttgggtttagggttagggtgggtcagggttagggtggATTAGGGTAGGGCTAAGgtggattagggttagggtgggttagggttagggtagggcTAGGGTGGATTAGGGCTAgggtgggttagggttagggtgggtTAGGggcagggttagggttgggttagagttagggttaaaGTTAGTGTTCTAACCCTAGAGTAGCAGAAAAATAGTTGAGTCTTCCATCTGCTTTAAGTGAGACACAGATTCAACGAGGCACTAGAACAAGCAGATACAGTATCTATATTGTTTAATCGTGTAGAAGAAACAAGTCAAACTTTGAAGATGCCCAAAGGGAATTTTACAGTTCTGCACATAACAGCTTAAACTGTTCTAGAGGGCACACAAAGTACATGATGTTTGATTCTGCAGTTTCCCTGCATTGGGGCCGAATATAGTAGCTCATAAATTTCTCGTCATGGACCCAAGTGAATCAGCACACTCGGTTCCACACgtccccccccgccccctcctcctcctgaggGAATCTGTTCATCGGCTTCTGTGTCCTGAGTCACATTTTATCCCTGCCCCAGCAAGCTTTGCAGGCTGAGTGCCCTATCTTGTCTGCATAGTGGAAGTAGgtctacagtgtgtgtgttctgcttgCTTCAGGTATACGTGCGAGGAGTGCATAAATGGCCTGTGGAGTTCATCTATTGTCCTGTGTGAACTGTACACTTTCCATTACCTGACACAGTGTTAATGTGCAGGCATGATTCACACTTTGTACACAAACAAGGTGTGTCCCAGTGGCCCAGATTACTGACCTTAATATCCACCTGACAGGGACTTGAATGACTGGTGTCTGACCAGTTTGGCCAGTGTTAGTCAGTGGCAataacatataaaatacttgCTTTGTCTGCACAAATTGCCACCTCTGGCTCCTGATGTCGTAAGAACCATAAAGTGATGTGAATTTATTGTTTCTTAACTATGATTcgcagatttttttctttaaaaaaaacacacacacacataataacgAATGAATTCACAACAGGGGATCATGAGATTTACTGTAAACGTTGTTATTTATGGCAACCAAAGCATGACCCTGACAGGAAGCAGAAAACAAGGTTTGTTATGTCCACATTAACGGAAAAAAGGCAGCTTGTAGGAACTTGTAATGAAACAATCAACAATGCTCTCATTTCATGTCACGCTTAAAGTGAATTTTCAGGGTTTCGTAAACACAAATTGTGctttaagtttttaaatgtggagTTCTTTATCTCTTTACAGTGATAGTTTAATAATGAAAGAATAGATTTATTGAAAAGAACTTGTAGACTTCTGAAGGTCGGAGTTTATTCCCTAGCGACTACTTTTAGCTTTAACAGATTCAAACATGAAGTTGTGCCACTTAATTAGAATCAAAAATACTCACAAGCTGTTTTgcataatatgataataataatctcagTTATTAGTTATCAATATAAGCTCCTGTATTCTCTTTTCAGGCCTCTGCTTTTACCGAGCTTTGTCCTGCACAAATTAGTCTTTTAGAGACTGTAACTCATGCTGTGACTCATACTGTCATGAAGTATCATGTTCAGTTCCCATTAGTCACTACACAGCAAAGGTTTTCAAGagtttgagtgtttttaaaGAGTGAAGCGGCCCCATGCTCTACATAGACTTTACCGTAggaattttgatgtttttgtagaAGCAGCAGCATTTTTGGAATCGTAGGGTGACCGTAAATGAGCGCCTGTCACATAACCAGCTGTTCCAGTTGTGCTTAAAGGTCTAAAGGTCTTTAAAAGAGATTCCTTTCCTGAGGATGTTTCAGCTGAGACTTTGAGTAGTCAGTGTTTTCTGCAAAGGAAGAgtatttatgtgtgtctgttcttGTCTCCACAGGACTCCCAGGAGAAGAATGCGAACCCGGTGAAGGCAGAGGAGGCCAAGCTGAAGGCAAAGTACCCCGGCCTGGGCCAGAAGCCTGGAGGCTCAGACTTCCTAATGAAGAGACTACAGAAAGGGGTAGGTGACCATGATTCATACATGACATGGTGGGAGACTAGGACTGCAAACGTGTTGTTTTATCtcatcaacagtccaaaatcaagagatattctgtttattatcatgtatgacacagaaaagcatcaaatattcacatttcagaggctgaaaccagcaaatttgGGGCATTTTTCCCCAAAACAAATGTACTAAAGTGATTATTCAACACGATTGATTATTGTTACCGACTAATTTTGTCAGtcgactgattgttgcagctctagaaacaGGAGGATTTAATGGAGATTTATAAAAGTCACACAGATATTGTGGAgcaaattttgggcattttGCTTGTTCAGATTGCTCAATTTATTCATCCAACTGTccaaaaaactaaatatattcagtttactatcatatatgacaaagaaaagcataaaattcCTCATATTTAAGATGCCTGAACCAgcaagtttttgtcatttttacttgtaaaatagctaaaacaattattcaattatcaaaatagttgcagatgaaTCCTCTGTCAATtgacaattaatcaactaaccATTGCAGCTCTATTGGAGACATAATTGTGTCTCATTGAAATCTAGTCAGAGATGTTTTGTTAGCAAACCTCTGAACTGCCTGCTGCTCATATATAACTTTCTGCATTTGgtgcaaattttttttttaaaagattgaaAAAGTATTTGCAAGTATCTTGACCAGCTGATTGTTGTGCTGAGGTCATTGCATTGTTGTCACTGAAAAATCTGATTGACGAACTTAAAGCACTGCTAGAGAAGCAACCACCTGTAGCATATCCTACAtttattttcccattttctgtaaaacattttgtattttcttaagCTTGAAGATAACTGACGTCATATTGAGATGTTTCTAGTTTGGCTACAATCGTGttttactgtataaaatgtttCAATCGTCTTAAACATTCCTGATTAACATTTTGTGTTGCTCACAACCAAACAGCAAGAGCTTCTATCTAAAGCTGCCATTTTGTCGTCTGTTCAACAATCCAtcgaagcagagagagaaataatttCTATATCGACTCAACCTCGGTAGACCAGAAAAACAATACATCCGCTTCCTTAGCATGTGAAATACAACAGCTTCTTCCATGAgaaattttttatttgtaatttgaaCAACAGGGCAGAGCACACAAAGGcgtcgttctctctctctctctctcctctctcactttTCCTCAACTGTAAAAACCATTGCTCTCTCCACCTACAACAACTGCGTATGTTACAGAGAACTTACACCACTAGAGATTATTGAAAGTCATTCTGGGAAATCACTGACTAGGAGTAGGAGTAGCCGAGGCAGGCTGAGGGAAAGCCAAAACAGTAAATTGCTGTACTTCATCATAAGATAAGTCCCTGAATGAACATCATCACAGACTGATGATATCAAGCAGAGTTAGAAAACCTAAAAATGTGCAGCTTTCTTTTCCgcctttttttattattccaaTAAAAAGCAAGTAAAATAATTGAACCCTTTTCATCTTTTGGTGTTAAAAGATAGactggaaaaaatgtgaacctatcttAATTCTCCTGTCTATACTGGCTGTGTTCCTAATGCTATTACAATTTAGAGAAGAGGGCCAAAAGTTCTGTGGAAAAATACATTCTAGGGAATTTCAAACTAAAAAGAGTATAACTTTGATATATAGCGACTTGATTTGAATAAAGAGTGCAGCATGTTCCCTGTGGATACCTGTACACTATCTCCTCTCCGGGTTTGTGTGTATCTGACACATTGAAATAATGTCTGTAGATCACTGTGTTGACTACATAAAAATCACTCAGTCACTGCACTCGGTTATCACCCTAAACAATGTTTCAGTATATTTAGATCTGATTTATATATCTCGCTGCTGGCTCTGGAAAAAGGTGTGTACATCTGGTCTGAAGGCGTGAGGTGTGCATGTTCTTACCGtacattctgttttttttattaataccGGGTTATGTGTGGGGAAATTGCATATGCATGATCATTTATACATCTGGCTCCAGGATGTCAGAATTCAGAGTCACTCCCACCGGTGCAGCCAAACaatttttcacattcacacacaaattttCACTCGCATATAAGAGCGAAATACACCGCAGGCTGTAGGCACTCTAGATAAAAGTCCAACCTAGAATACAGTAGCTTTTTATCAGTTACTAATCCATTAAAACATTCCCAAATCAACCCCAATAGCAATCCTACTGCATGTGTGGTGTTCTGTACATTCCTCCTCTTGTCATCTTTATATATACGTTAGTACAACATACCAACAAAACCAGTCATCAACAAAGAACCACACATAGTCTGCGCAACCACAAGCTACGTCAGTTTTGAGAGGCGCATGCTAGATCTGTGTGTCAGCTGAAATTTTGCAgatgtgcatttgtttgtggTACCCggtgcaaaaaaaacacatgcaacaGCCTCATATTAGCGTTGGCAGAAGGAGGATTTTGTTTGTCCTCCATTTCTTACATTAGGATTGCATTAGGAAGGGT
The sequence above is drawn from the Thunnus maccoyii chromosome 10, fThuMac1.1, whole genome shotgun sequence genome and encodes:
- the hormad1 gene encoding HORMA domain-containing protein 1 isoform X1; this translates as MACVQQVRTSQDTQLLPNQVLTEQQSLVVIKKLLAIAVSGITYLRGLFPEKAYGNKYVEDQKVMILREEHSCPGASQIVQWMQGCFEAIQKKYLRTVIMSIYTDPENPQTVTEFYQFRILYTSSGAQMDFESNNDEVSTMSCGNTKKASILLVRKLYTLMQNLGPLPDSVCLNMKLAYYDDVTPQDYQPPGFKETDGDSLKFEKEPVKLTMGEVVTPFHTVKLDMATERSRLEQVEESVHETEKWVLKMVEEDVLSQVGTQTTHKSHVIEDVEKPDKENTDLGNTGNSEIQMSCHERIESCEEVTEMDTLVKRTSDMEVGLKRTRSGRIIKSTTETNLTVNNKKATAMKDKMVSQYEIPNSQETPSTSASRKKRKFSEPKERY
- the hormad1 gene encoding HORMA domain-containing protein 1 isoform X3, producing MACVQQVRTSQDTQLLPNQVLTEQQSLVVIKKLLAIAVSGITYLRGLFPEKAYGNKYVEDQKVMILREEHSCPGASQIVQWMQGCFEAIQKKYLRTVIMSIYTDPENPQTVTEFYQFRILYTSSGAQMDFESNNDEVSTMSCGNTKKASILLVRKLYTLMQNLGPLPDSVCLNMKLAYYDDVTPQDYQPPGFKETDGDSLKFEKEPVKLTMGEVVTPFHTVKLDMATERSRLEQVEESVHETEKWVLKMVEEDVLSQSHVIEDVEKPDKENTDLGNTGNSEIQMSCHERIESCEEVTEMDTLVKRTSDMEVGLKRTRSGRIIKSTTETNLTVNNKKATAMKDKMVSQYEIPNSQETPSTSASRKKRKFSEPKERY
- the hormad1 gene encoding HORMA domain-containing protein 1 isoform X2; the encoded protein is MACVQQVRTSQDTQLLPNQVLTEQQSLVVIKKLLAIAVSGITYLRGLFPEKAYGNKYVEDQKVMILREEHSCPGASQIVQWMQGCFEAIQKKYLRTVIMSIYTDPENPQTVTEFYQFRILYTSSGAQMDFESNNDEVSTMSCGNTKKASILLVRKLYTLMQNLGPLPDSVCLNMKLAYYDDVTPQDYQPPGFKETDGDSLKFEKEPVKLTMGEVVTPFHTVKLDMATERSRLEQVEESVHETEKWVLKMVEEDVLSQVGTQTTHKSHVIEDVEKPDKENTDLGNTEIQMSCHERIESCEEVTEMDTLVKRTSDMEVGLKRTRSGRIIKSTTETNLTVNNKKATAMKDKMVSQYEIPNSQETPSTSASRKKRKFSEPKERY
- the hormad1 gene encoding HORMA domain-containing protein 1 isoform X4: MACVQQVRTSQDTQLLPNQVLTEQQSLVVIKKLLAIAVSGITYLRGLFPEKAYGNKYVEDQKVMILREEHSCPGASQIVQWMQGCFEAIQKKYLRTVIMSIYTDPENPQTVTEFYQFRILYTSSGAQMDFESNNDEVSTMSCGNTKKASILLVRKLYTLMQNLGPLPDSVCLNMKLAYYDDVTPQDYQPPGFKETDGDSLKFEKEPVKLTMGEVVTPFHTVKLDMATERSRLEQVEESVHETEKWVLKMVEEDVLSQSHVIEDVEKPDKENTDLGNTEIQMSCHERIESCEEVTEMDTLVKRTSDMEVGLKRTRSGRIIKSTTETNLTVNNKKATAMKDKMVSQYEIPNSQETPSTSASRKKRKFSEPKERY
- the ensab gene encoding endosulfine alpha b, whose amino-acid sequence is MSSENLDSDTQVDYEDEKQDSQEKNANPVKAEEAKLKAKYPGLGQKPGGSDFLMKRLQKGQKYFDSGDYNMAKAKMKNKQLPVAGPDKNLVTGDHIPTPQDLPQRKSSLVTSKLAG